The DNA segment ATGGTGCCCAGATATAGCAGACCCAGTGGAGGGAAGCAACCCACTTCTTCTTTGACGATCCTGGGATTATTGCAGAGGATTTCCCGGCCTGAGGGTGGATTGATCAGTAGTACTTTCATTTAAACATGCCTTTGCATACAACCACATCAGAGATTGGACTAAGTGCCAGTAGTTGAATTCTCGAAAGGCACGAAAGTAGTGTGACTGTTTTCATGATCCTATGTCGACTTCTAACAAAATGAAACAGATTTCTCTCGCTAGAAACATCATATTCTAAATTATCTCCATTTTCTCATTGTAGCCAGCATATCCGCAATCAATCCAAAGAAAAAGAAGATGAAGCCTGCCAGCGACATCACAGTGAAACTGCCGGAAATGTGGAACAAACCCTTGAGGTGAATTTCATACAGAAGTTCCCATGCAGAGAGGGTAAAGCATATCAAGCTGAACGGCAGGAAAACCTTGAGTGGATTGAAGAAGGCAGCCATCTTGAGCACCATATAGAAAGTACGCAGTGCGTCGGACGCAAGCACTTCCGACCTTCCTCCCTGGCGAGGGATCACATCCACAGGCACATATTTCACCCTGTATCCATCAGTGAAAGCAGCCAGCGTGATCGTGGTAGTGAAGGAGAAACCGTCCGGAAGTATCGGCAGATATTTGACTATGAAATCCCTCTTGAAAATCCTGAACCCGCTGTTCAGGTCAGGGATCTTTCTACCGGTCAGAAAATCTGCGAATTGGGCGAGTAGGAATTTTCCGGGTTTTCGAAGCAATACCGATCCTGTCCGCCGCGCCCCTACTACCATGTCGAAATCTCTGCAATGTTCCAGAAGCTTGGAAATCTCCGTTGACTGGTGCTGGCCGTCACTATCCATGATTGCCACAAATTCACTCGTTGCCGCTCTGATCCCAGTCTTGAGTGCTGCCCCGTAGCCATAATTCTCCGGGTGAGTAATCACCATGTAACCCGACGATTTAAGAATAGTAGCGCTTGAATCAGTGCTACCATCGTCTACGATAATCACTTCCCAATTTTGTGGAATAGATTTGAGGCCGTCTAGCAGCCCGGGTAGGTTTTTTTCCTCATTGTAAACTGGTATCACTATGGTGAGCATTGAACAAATTTTACTTAGTAAAGAAGTAATTGTCCATACTTGAGAATTTAAACACACGAAACGGAACTAAATCCTCTCTAGCCAATATAAACTTCTCTTCGTCTCGAAAATTCCCCATTTCTTGACTATGCGAAAAAACACAGAAAATTCCTTTTCAAAGGCATCTTGGTTGTAAGAGATAAAAATATCCTTCCTCATGGAAAGCATTTCCACAATCTGGGAATCTGTCTTTGGGATGAATTCGATCAGCAAGTTTTTGGAAAAAGAGGCGAAGAGCCTGGCGATTTTGTCCATTGGCATGTTGTTGGTAATTGCCAGGTGATGGATCAGGGCAAGGGCCAGGGTAAGGTCTGCCGGAGCGCGTGAGAGCAGTGAACTCCGCTCCTGATTCAGGCAGCCGATGGCTGGTGTGGGGTTGGACAGGTCGGCGTTTATTGGGAGCAGGTTTTTGTCTTTGCGGGTTTGAGCATCAAGGTAGTTCAGTTCTACTGTTTCATGGTCGCTGTCGATTGAGATGGTGTAGGCACCTGATTCGGAAGCAATACGGCTGAATCTGCCGGTATTGGCGCCTGCGTCGCAGACTGTGGCAGGCTTGATCTGAGCTATGGTTTCGCGGACTATCCGCTCTTTTTCGGACATGGCTTTTGTGTTGTAATTGGTGTTTTCGTAATATTCGCTCCAGAGAGTTTTGTTTTTGGGTAGATTGAGTTTCTGGACTGCCGTGATCAGGCTGTCTATGATCCCTTTCAGGGAGTTGAGAGTGATCTGGCTTTGGTTTCCTGTATTAGTAGCGGGCTGGCAATTCTTTTCACTGGAGGCGTGCATGTGCAGGTGCACTAAAAGGTGCCAGTTGAATCTGCTGGAAAAAGGAAGGGTTGCAGATGCTACATCTAACGGGATTCCATCCAGGAAGCTGAGGCTTAGTTTGTTCAGTTCAGGGGATTGGTAGCTCATCAGAGCCAGTGGTGCCAGAAAATGCCGGCAGAACTGGCGGTAGGCTATCCAGGGAGAGCCTGGCTGATATTTCTCGAAGGACAGGGTGTCGATGAAGATCGGCTTGTAGCCTGTGAATTGGATGTTGTAGGCGCTGGCATCCTTTAAGGTCAGACCGTGTTCAAGTGCCCTGGCCTGGATCTGCAAAGTGAGCAGAGCAGCTGCTTTCAACTGGCTGAAACACCATTCATAGGGATAGGAAATGAATGGAATTTCCTGAGGCTTGATGATTTTATACAGAGTTTCCGGTTGAGGGGAGTTTATTATGCAGTCTTGATGCGGAATCAGCAATTCCTCGGAAACCAGGTGATCGTAAAGGCCGGATTTGATTAACAGGTCATAATCATTCTGATAGCAGCGGTTGATCTGCCGATATAATTTACCGTCCTGCTGAAAGACAAAACCTGAGGGATCTCTGAAAGAAGAAGGAAGTATTTCAGCAGCCATATAGAGATGTCACTTATCTGATTTCCGCTTGAATTTCTTATTAAACCAGGCTTTGAGATTCTGCCAGTAAAGCTTGATCGCGTATAAGCCGCCAAGCAAGGCTGCGATAGTCACCTGGAACAGATAGCTGCCTGAACCCGGATCAATATAGGCCATGGCCGGGGTCTGGAACAGCAAGGCCAAAGAAAGGATAAGATATATCAGCATAATGGGTATTATAGTGAAGCAGGGAAAAGAAATGCAAGGAAAAAAATACTCACTGTTCTTGAGGGACGATATCGATCACCGTTACTTCTGGGCGGCAGAGGAATCTTGCTCCATGCCAGCCGCCTTTTTCTACTCCAAGCCCTCTGTTCACATAAAGCAGGGCATCATTTTTTGAGTATTCGCCGCTGATGTATCCGTATTTTGAATGGGAAAAAAGAGATCCTGTCAGGAGCAGACTGACCTGTCCGCCATGCGTGTGGCCTGCCAGAAAAAGATCGATCCCGCAATCGAGAGTGTTGAAGAGATCCGGAGAATGCAGTAAAAGAATATTATAGGAGCTGGGCTTCAGATCGTGAAGAATCGGGTATTGTTGAAAAACATTGGTCTCTGTCACGTGAGGATAGAAGCTTTGCAGACCAGTGATGATGAAAGAAGTCCCGCCTTTTTCAAATGCCACTTTATCGCCGTTGAGTACCTTGAACCCTGTATTCTCAAAAATTCTGTTTTTGAGGGAGTTGAGCGCATCTGTATTCCCCAGCACCGCAAACTTGCCTATGCCGGCTTCCAGGGAACTCATGGCCCGGCAGAAGACAGGTATACCTGCTTTGGAAATCACAGCATCGCCTGTAAACACGAGCAGGTCAGGCTTCAGAGGATTGATGATTCCAGGCAGCTTTCCTTCGTTTCTGACTCCATCACTGCTGTGAAAATCGCTTAAATGGACGATTCTCAGGCTGCCATTTTTCAGTTTCGGGCTTCTGATCGTGATATGAGTGACTTCGATCCAGTATGGCTCGATGAAGTAGCCATACAGGATGCAGAGGATTGAGATGAAGAAAAGCCAGTGCATCACCTTGATATATTTCCGGTTCAGCGGGATTTTTTTGTGCTTGAATTTCAAAAGGCTGAAATAAATGCAGAAATAGAGTTCGCTGCAGCAGATCAGGATTAAAACAGTAATCAGTAAAATCAGATTCATTAGCAAGTCCGATGTATCAGCAACAGGCTTATTATATAAAGGGGATGGGAGGGAATACAAGAAAATCAAAAAAAATCAGGAACGGATGGATCCCTGCTTCCGCAGGGATGACGAAACGGGCGGTGGGAATTGACAAGACTGTAAGCCAAATGTAAGATATTGAAGATATTGTAAACTTAAAGGATCAAGAAATTATGAATATTGAAAGCAAAATCAGAATACTGCCGAACGAATTGCGCAGGGAAGTCCTTGATTTTATCGATTTTCTTCTTGCCAAAAGGGAAAATCACAAAGGGAGAAAGCCAAGCCTTGAATGGATCGGCGGGCTTTCCGAATTCCAGGGAAAATTTACCGCAATGGAACTCCAGAAAAAATCTCTTGATTGGCGTGACTGATGTATCTTCTTGACACTAATGTTTTTATTGAAGGATTGCTCGGGCAGGAAAAAGCTGAAGAGGTTAGAAGCCTCTTCCTGAAAGTCAGGCTTGACGAACTTTTCATCACTGATCTTTCCATCCATTCGATTGGAATAATCCTTTTCCGGCTCAAAAAAATTGAACTGTTCCACACCTTTTTAAGTGATCTTCTTATCGATGGAATCAATATTGTGACCTTGAATCCTGAAGAAATGAAAGATCTTGAAAAGGTTGCCGGGGAATATCACTTGGATTTTGATGATTCATATCAACTCTGGGCTTCTGTCAAGAACGGATTGAAGCTGGTAAGCTATGATTCTGATTTTGATAAGCCTGGAATCAATGCCGTCAAACCAGTTGAAATCAACTGAATCTTCTCTTGCGGATAATATCGACCACTGTAATTTCATGGTAAATCAGAAAGAATTTCGGATGCAGCGGGATTTTTTTGTGTTTGAATTTCAAAAGAACGAAGTAAATGCAGAAATAGAGTTCGCTGCAGCAGGTGCGGAAATCTGGTAGAATTAATGGGGAACAGGGAAAGAAAATTTTGAATGATGGTGGGGACTGTTATGAGTGAAGACAAGCTCAGCCTTGAAGAGCGGAAACTGCTCGGCTGCCTTTTCTGGGATGTGGCAGTGGAGTCCATTGTAACCGGAAAGCACGATTTTTTTATTGTGGAAAGAATCATTACTCTCGGCAATCCCGAACAGGTGAACTGGATGCTGAAAAAATTTCCAGTTGAGCTGCTGATTGAAGTGCTCAGAAAATCCAGGAATCTTGATAAAAAAGGTGCCAATTTCTGGGCTGTCCATTTTGGTGTTCCTCTGGATGAGGTTTTATGTTTGAAAAATCAATCGATCCTGAACTGATTGGAATTATTGACAAGATTTCACTGAAGAGAGATTTTGCAGAGTCGTTTTATCTTGCCGGCGGAACGGCTCTGGCTCTGCATCTGGGCCATCGGAAAAGCGTTGACCTGGATTTCTTTTCCGAAAAAAAGTTCAATACCGACTATTTCTGCCGCTGTATTACCGGACTTGGTGGTACGATCGCTGCGGAAGATCAGGAAACAATCCAGGCTTTCATAAACAATGTAAAAATATCCCTGTTTTATTATCCTTATCGAGTTCTGCAGAATTTTTCCGGTTTCAGGGGCATCCAGGTTGCCGGGATTCCTGATATAGCCTGCATGAAGGTGATTGCGGTTTCTCAGCGCGCGGAAAAAAAGGATTTTTATGATCTTTTTGAGATTTTGAGAAAGACATCCCCACCTGATCTGAAGCAGGCGATCCTGGATAAATACGGCCCAGGCAGGATCAACTGTTACCATGTCCTGAAAGCTCTGTTTTATTTTGCGGATGCGGAAAAATCTCCTGATCCGATCAGCCTGAACAATACCGCCTGGAACGATGTAAAGCGATTTTTTCTTGATAATGAACGGAAAATCAAGGAATCGCTCTGCCCCGAAGAGTAGACAGAAAACATCATCCAGCAAACAACAAATAAATGCAGAAATTGAGTTCGCTGAGGCAGATCAGGAGTAAAACAGTAATCAGTAAGATCAGATTCATTGGGATGACAGGTTTATCAATTTTAAGATTAATTTTGCATTCAGGAACAGCATTGAGTAAAATTA comes from the Candidatus Wallbacteria bacterium genome and includes:
- a CDS encoding glycosyltransferase family 2 protein; amino-acid sequence: MLTIVIPVYNEEKNLPGLLDGLKSIPQNWEVIIVDDGSTDSSATILKSSGYMVITHPENYGYGAALKTGIRAATSEFVAIMDSDGQHQSTEISKLLEHCRDFDMVVGARRTGSVLLRKPGKFLLAQFADFLTGRKIPDLNSGFRIFKRDFIVKYLPILPDGFSFTTTITLAAFTDGYRVKYVPVDVIPRQGGRSEVLASDALRTFYMVLKMAAFFNPLKVFLPFSLICFTLSAWELLYEIHLKGLFHISGSFTVMSLAGFIFFFFGLIADMLATMRKWR
- a CDS encoding DUF2281 domain-containing protein; amino-acid sequence: MNIESKIRILPNELRREVLDFIDFLLAKRENHKGRKPSLEWIGGLSEFQGKFTAMELQKKSLDWRD
- a CDS encoding nucleotidyl transferase AbiEii/AbiGii toxin family protein, with translation MFEKSIDPELIGIIDKISLKRDFAESFYLAGGTALALHLGHRKSVDLDFFSEKKFNTDYFCRCITGLGGTIAAEDQETIQAFINNVKISLFYYPYRVLQNFSGFRGIQVAGIPDIACMKVIAVSQRAEKKDFYDLFEILRKTSPPDLKQAILDKYGPGRINCYHVLKALFYFADAEKSPDPISLNNTAWNDVKRFFLDNERKIKESLCPEE
- a CDS encoding PIN domain-containing protein; the protein is MYLLDTNVFIEGLLGQEKAEEVRSLFLKVRLDELFITDLSIHSIGIILFRLKKIELFHTFLSDLLIDGINIVTLNPEEMKDLEKVAGEYHLDFDDSYQLWASVKNGLKLVSYDSDFDKPGINAVKPVEIN
- a CDS encoding SAM-dependent methyltransferase, which translates into the protein MAAEILPSSFRDPSGFVFQQDGKLYRQINRCYQNDYDLLIKSGLYDHLVSEELLIPHQDCIINSPQPETLYKIIKPQEIPFISYPYEWCFSQLKAAALLTLQIQARALEHGLTLKDASAYNIQFTGYKPIFIDTLSFEKYQPGSPWIAYRQFCRHFLAPLALMSYQSPELNKLSLSFLDGIPLDVASATLPFSSRFNWHLLVHLHMHASSEKNCQPATNTGNQSQITLNSLKGIIDSLITAVQKLNLPKNKTLWSEYYENTNYNTKAMSEKERIVRETIAQIKPATVCDAGANTGRFSRIASESGAYTISIDSDHETVELNYLDAQTRKDKNLLPINADLSNPTPAIGCLNQERSSLLSRAPADLTLALALIHHLAITNNMPMDKIARLFASFSKNLLIEFIPKTDSQIVEMLSMRKDIFISYNQDAFEKEFSVFFRIVKKWGIFETKRSLYWLERI
- a CDS encoding metallophosphoesterase; protein product: MNLILLITVLILICCSELYFCIYFSLLKFKHKKIPLNRKYIKVMHWLFFISILCILYGYFIEPYWIEVTHITIRSPKLKNGSLRIVHLSDFHSSDGVRNEGKLPGIINPLKPDLLVFTGDAVISKAGIPVFCRAMSSLEAGIGKFAVLGNTDALNSLKNRIFENTGFKVLNGDKVAFEKGGTSFIITGLQSFYPHVTETNVFQQYPILHDLKPSSYNILLLHSPDLFNTLDCGIDLFLAGHTHGGQVSLLLTGSLFSHSKYGYISGEYSKNDALLYVNRGLGVEKGGWHGARFLCRPEVTVIDIVPQEQ